In Hahella sp. KA22, one genomic interval encodes:
- a CDS encoding cytochrome d ubiquinol oxidase subunit II, protein MDIALIYLLLIAIGVLMYVLLDGFSLGVGILSPWLNKAEDRAIAMKSLSHLWDSNQTWLVFGGVVLFAGFPKAYATVLSQLYLPIILMLIALIFRGVAFEFYFKSHTSRGWWDFSFSFGSTLATLSQGIILGSLVQGFTLTPHASEQIAWFTPFSLMTAVALVCGYALLGSCWLVRKSSGRLQVSARRLGIISLFAVMFFLALVSVWMLLAQPQVFQRWLTWPTGLLLAPVPLLSAYVGLRLWQTLRSGEGNDLKPLGMAMALFGLSFIGLAAGMFPYIIPGQLTIWEAIAPERSTTFTLVGIVLFLPLVIAYNIYNYRVFSGKTTTQDGY, encoded by the coding sequence ATGGACATTGCGCTTATATACCTGTTACTCATCGCCATCGGCGTTCTGATGTATGTATTGCTGGATGGCTTTTCTCTGGGCGTAGGCATCCTGTCGCCCTGGCTAAACAAAGCGGAAGACCGCGCTATCGCCATGAAGAGCCTGTCTCATCTCTGGGACAGTAACCAAACCTGGCTGGTGTTCGGCGGCGTGGTGCTGTTCGCAGGCTTTCCCAAGGCGTACGCAACAGTACTGTCGCAGCTTTACTTGCCGATTATCCTGATGCTGATCGCGCTGATTTTTCGCGGCGTGGCGTTTGAGTTTTACTTTAAATCCCATACCAGTCGCGGTTGGTGGGACTTCAGTTTCAGCTTCGGCTCCACGCTGGCGACCTTAAGCCAGGGCATTATTCTCGGTTCGTTGGTGCAAGGATTCACTCTCACACCTCATGCATCCGAGCAAATAGCCTGGTTTACGCCCTTCTCGCTGATGACCGCCGTCGCCCTGGTTTGCGGCTACGCCCTGCTCGGCAGTTGCTGGCTGGTGCGCAAGAGCTCAGGACGCCTGCAAGTTTCCGCAAGACGCCTGGGCATTATCAGTCTGTTCGCCGTCATGTTTTTTCTGGCGCTGGTCAGCGTCTGGATGCTGCTCGCTCAGCCTCAGGTGTTCCAACGTTGGTTGACCTGGCCCACCGGTCTTCTGCTGGCGCCCGTGCCATTGTTGAGCGCTTATGTGGGTCTCCGCCTGTGGCAAACGCTGCGCAGCGGCGAAGGCAATGATTTGAAGCCTCTGGGTATGGCCATGGCGCTGTTCGGGCTTTCCTTCATCGGATTAGCCGCCGGCATGTTTCCTTACATCATTCCGGGCCAGCTCACTATCTGGGAGGCCATCGCTCCCGAGCGCAGCACCACTTTCACACTGGTGGGGATCGTGCTGTTCCTGCCATTGGTCATCGCTTACAACATCTACAACTATCGGGTGTTCAGCGGTAAAACCACCACTCAGGACGGCTACTGA
- a CDS encoding cytochrome ubiquinol oxidase subunit I, whose translation MPDPALLSRIQFAFTISYHIIFPTITIGLSLYLALMEGLWLKTRRQVYLQQARFWQKPFAITFGMGVVSGVVLSYEFGTNFSRFSEIVGPVLSPLLTYEVLTAFFLEAGFLGIMLFGWKKVSPKVHFIATCVVCVGTMISAFWILAANSWLHTPAGYEIVDGVFHPTDWWAVIFNPSFPYRLTHMLLASFLSASLLFAGVNAIYLLRKQHTEFAKSGFSIAMWAILVLAPLQILAGDMHGLNVHEHQPVKVAAMEAVWETEQGAGFRLFALPNQKEAKNDFEIVIPKAASLILTHDINGEIAGLDQVAPENRPPVAVVFFSFRIMLALGGLMLLLGVLGLWARRKGRLFDNRLLLNFSRLMIPAGVIATLAGWYVVEVGRQPWLVQGLVRTVDVTSPLPASQVLSTLILFVAVYSLLFGVYLYFMRKLIRQGPADATGAAQDEELPTTLNPAH comes from the coding sequence ATGCCTGATCCCGCGTTACTGTCACGCATCCAGTTCGCATTCACAATTAGTTATCACATCATTTTCCCCACTATCACCATCGGGCTATCGCTGTATCTGGCCCTGATGGAAGGCCTCTGGCTCAAGACCCGCCGTCAGGTGTACCTGCAACAGGCGCGCTTCTGGCAGAAGCCTTTCGCAATCACCTTCGGCATGGGCGTCGTCTCCGGCGTCGTGCTTTCTTATGAATTTGGAACCAACTTCAGCCGTTTCTCGGAAATCGTCGGCCCCGTACTGAGCCCTCTATTGACCTATGAAGTGCTCACCGCTTTCTTTCTGGAAGCGGGCTTCCTTGGCATCATGTTGTTCGGTTGGAAAAAAGTTTCCCCGAAGGTGCATTTCATTGCGACCTGTGTGGTCTGCGTCGGCACCATGATTTCCGCGTTCTGGATTTTGGCGGCCAACTCCTGGCTGCATACTCCGGCGGGGTATGAAATCGTTGACGGCGTATTTCATCCGACGGATTGGTGGGCGGTGATTTTCAATCCCTCATTCCCTTATCGCCTGACTCATATGCTGCTGGCCAGTTTCCTGTCCGCGTCATTGCTGTTCGCCGGCGTCAACGCGATCTATCTGTTGCGGAAGCAACATACTGAGTTCGCCAAAAGCGGTTTTTCCATCGCCATGTGGGCGATCCTGGTTCTGGCGCCGTTGCAGATCCTGGCGGGCGACATGCACGGTTTGAATGTGCATGAACATCAGCCCGTAAAGGTCGCCGCGATGGAAGCCGTATGGGAAACCGAACAGGGCGCGGGTTTTCGTCTGTTCGCTCTGCCCAATCAGAAAGAAGCCAAGAACGATTTCGAGATTGTCATTCCCAAGGCCGCCAGTCTGATTCTGACTCATGACATCAACGGAGAGATCGCCGGACTGGATCAGGTGGCGCCGGAAAACCGGCCGCCCGTGGCGGTGGTGTTTTTCTCTTTCCGCATCATGCTGGCGCTGGGCGGGCTGATGCTGCTGCTTGGAGTATTGGGCCTGTGGGCGCGCCGCAAAGGCCGTCTGTTTGACAACCGTCTGCTATTGAACTTCTCCCGCCTGATGATTCCTGCAGGCGTCATCGCGACTCTGGCGGGCTGGTATGTCGTGGAGGTGGGTCGTCAGCCCTGGCTGGTGCAGGGACTGGTGCGCACAGTGGATGTAACGTCGCCGCTGCCGGCGTCGCAAGTCTTGTCTACGCTGATTCTGTTTGTCGCTGTGTACTCCCTGTTGTTCGGCGTCTATCTGTACTTCATGCGTAAGCTGATCCGTCAGGGACCTGCCGACGCTACCGGCGCCGCTCAGGACGAAGAGCTGCCCACTACGCTAAACCCCGCACACTAG